In Aspergillus nidulans FGSC A4 chromosome IV, a single window of DNA contains:
- a CDS encoding uncharacterized protein (transcript_id=CADANIAT00000756), with protein sequence MNMGQDVWKRVLYCSTISVLAFLPVALADAKVLARGDDRGSETISGLGARKQEVLNAGGNTRDLAIVMLETRRSITAPFSNKGSSCRVKLAGLCLSIDPMDASSDLAKDIQARYEGENHFGYEIWFSGHRNGESGVNNPLTEDIKGEYLAIQRLGYIDAMAWTQQQIESDSKYQSDDTRFWVDVQVI encoded by the exons ATGAATATGGGCCAGGACGTTTGGAAAAGAGTACTATA CTGCTCCACGATCAGTGTCCTGGCGTTTCTTCCCGTGGCACTGGCAGATGCCAAAGTGCTCGCGCGCGGTGACGACCGTGGCAGTGAAACTATTTCGGGTCTGGGTGCCCGCAAACAGGAGGTGCTCAATGCTGGTGGCAATACTCGCGACCTGGCGATCGTGATGCTGGAAAC GAGACG GTCGATAACGGCTCCATTCTCAAATaagggctcttcttgccgGGTCAAGCTCGCCGGCCTCTGTCTCTCTATTGACCCGATGGATGCAAGCTCCGACTTGGCCAAGGATATTCAAGCTCGCTACGAAGGTGAAAACCATTTTGGATATGAGATCTGGTTCAGCGGCCACCGCAATGGCGAGTCTGGTGTGAACAATCCCCTCACCGAGGACATCAAGGGCGAGTATCTCGCCATCCAACGATT AGGATACATCGACGCTATGGCATGGACTCAGCAGCAGATTGAGAGTGATTCGAAATATCAGTCTGACGACACCCGCTTCTGGGTGGACGTGCAGGTGATCTAG
- the manF gene encoding protein manD (transcript_id=CADANIAT00000757) gives MKHLLSLVCTLGAATLAASAAAEAGSMPSANGLDFVIDGEASYFAGSNAYWLSFLTNNADVDLALDHFAESGLKILRIWGFSDVTAEPSDNKVYFQLHQNGSSTVNTGPNGLERLDYIISGAEKRGIKLVIPLVNYWDDFGGMNAYISAYGGDKPGWYTNDKIQAAYHAYVKAVVSRYVDSPAIFAWELANEPRCSGCDTSIINQWATKTSSFIKSLDPNHMVAMGDEGMGLPGDSNYPYSYYEGNDFALNLAIPDIDFGTLHLYTTDWGVSNNSWGNKWVQDHAAVCKSAGKPCLFEEYGMKGNHCTYELAWQKTALATPGMAADLFWQFGENLSSGQTHNDKYTVYYGSNEWKCVVSDHVAAVAVRRYRLPVGGGQHGP, from the exons ATGAAGCATCTTCTCTCGCTCGTCTGCACCTTGGGAGCCGCTACCCTGGCtgcttcggcggcggcagaaGCCGGCTCCATGCCCTCAGCCAACGGACTCGACTTCGTTATTGACGGAGAGGCCAGCTATTTCGCCGGTTCGAACGCCTACTGGCTTTCCTTCCTCACGAACAACGCGGACGTCGACCTTGCATTGGACCATTTTGCTGAGTCTGGACTGAAGATCCTCCGGATCTGGGGGTTCTCCGACGTAACCGCGGAGCCCTCGGACAACAAGGTCTACTTCCAGCTGCACCAGAACGGCTCCTCGACAGTTAACACGGGCCCCAATGGATTGGAGCGTCTCGACTACATCATCTCTGGGGCCGAGAAGCGCGGAATCAAGTTGGTCATCCCGTTGGTTAACTACTGGGACGACTTTGGTGGCATGAATGCCTACATCAGCGCCTATGGCGGCGACAAGCCCGGCTGGTACACCAATGATAAGATTCAGGCTGCATATCACGCCTACGTCAAGGCCGTGGTGAGCCGCTATGTTGACTCCCCGGCAATCTTTGCCTGGGAGTTGGCAAATGAGCCCCGCTGCAGTGGTTGCGACACGTCCATCATCAATCAGTGGGCGACGAAaaccagcagcttcattAAATCCCTGGATCCAAACCATATGGTAGCCATGGGCGACG AGGGCATGGGCCTCCCTGGTGACAGCAACTATCCCTACTCCTACTACGAAGGCAACGACTTTGCACTGAACCTTGCCATCCCGGACATTGACTTTGGCACTCTCCATCTCTACACCACCGACT GGGGCGTGAGCAACAACTCGTGGGGCAACAAGTGGGTACAAGATCATGCCGCCGTCTGTAAGTCCGCTGGCAAGCCCTGCCTCTTTGAGGAGTACGGCATGAAGGGCAACCACTGCACCTACGAGTTGGCGTGGCAGAAGACGGCTCTGGCGACCCCAGGTATGGCCGCGGATTTGTTCTGGCAGTTCGGCGAGAATCTGAGCTCGGGCCAGACCCATAACGACAAGTACACCGTCTACTACGGTAGCAACGAATGGAAGTGTGTGGTGTCGGACCACGttgccgccgtcgccgtGCGTAGGTACCGTTTGCCAGTGGGAGGAGGCCAACATGGCccctga